The following are from one region of the Sandaracinus amylolyticus genome:
- the hemB gene encoding porphobilinogen synthase, with translation MSTFGAFPRTRLRRNRRDVWSRRLVRESHLSASDLIWPVFVHEAPEAEAPIASMPGVSRHSIDHLLSVSRRAYDAGVPAIAVFPVIDPAKKTLDGEEAINPENLVCRAVRAVKEACPELGVICDVALDPFTTHGQDGLVRDGYVVNDETVAVLEQQALVQADAGCDVIAPSDMMDGRIGRVRDALDRAGHQKVRVLSYAAKYASAFYGPFRDAVGSKGNLGKGDKRTYQMDPANLDEAMREVALDLEEGADMLMVKPGMPYLDVIRRIKDEFGAPTFAYQVSGEYAMMRAAAQNGWLDWDRVIVESLVSFKRAGADAILTYAALEVAERLARDPYERS, from the coding sequence ATGAGCACGTTCGGCGCGTTCCCTCGTACCCGCCTTCGTCGCAACCGACGCGACGTGTGGAGCCGCCGTCTCGTGCGCGAGTCGCACCTCTCGGCGAGCGATCTGATCTGGCCGGTGTTCGTGCACGAGGCGCCCGAGGCCGAGGCGCCGATCGCGTCGATGCCCGGCGTCTCGCGCCACTCGATCGATCACCTCCTGAGCGTCTCGCGCCGCGCGTACGACGCGGGCGTGCCGGCGATCGCGGTGTTCCCGGTGATCGATCCCGCGAAGAAGACGCTCGACGGTGAAGAGGCGATCAACCCCGAGAACCTCGTGTGCCGCGCGGTGCGCGCCGTGAAGGAAGCGTGCCCCGAGCTCGGCGTGATCTGCGACGTCGCGCTCGATCCCTTCACCACGCACGGCCAGGACGGCCTGGTGCGCGACGGCTACGTCGTGAACGACGAGACCGTCGCGGTGCTCGAGCAGCAGGCGCTGGTGCAGGCCGACGCGGGCTGCGACGTGATCGCGCCCTCGGACATGATGGACGGCCGCATCGGTCGCGTGCGCGACGCGCTCGATCGCGCGGGGCACCAGAAGGTACGCGTGCTCTCGTACGCCGCGAAGTACGCGTCGGCGTTCTACGGCCCGTTCCGCGACGCGGTCGGCAGCAAGGGCAACCTCGGCAAGGGCGACAAGCGCACCTATCAGATGGATCCCGCCAACCTCGACGAAGCGATGCGCGAGGTCGCGCTCGATCTCGAAGAGGGCGCGGACATGTTGATGGTGAAGCCGGGCATGCCGTACCTCGACGTGATCCGCCGCATCAAGGACGAGTTCGGCGCGCCGACGTTCGCGTACCAGGTGAGCGGCGAGTACGCGATGATGCGCGCCGCCGCGCAGAACGGCTGGCTCGACTGGGACCGCGTGATCGTCGAGAGCCTCGTCTCGTTCAAGCGCGCGGGCGCCGACGCGATCCTCACCTACGCCGCGCTCGAGGTCGCCGAGCGGCTCGCGCGTGATCCCTACGAGAGGAGCTGA
- a CDS encoding FKBP-type peptidyl-prolyl cis-trans isomerase → MNGTHGIRALSIALALAGASTAALAACDRDEPQFRPSEGAAAPGDPHAARDPHAARDPHGHDPHAADPHARPARPEPEEPEGLPAPADVAAAPADAERTASGLASKVIQRGTGTDHPGPRDRVTVHYTGWTTDGRMFDSSVTRGEPATFPLDRVIPGWTEGVQLMVQGEKRRFWIPANLAYEGRPGPQGTLVFDVELLSLEHAPEPPAVPEDVAEAPRTAQRTASGLASRVLRPGTGTRHPSETSRVEVHYSGWTTDGQMFDSSVTRGQPAQFPLNRVIPGWTEGVQLMVEGEKRRFWIPASLAYEGRPGPQGTLVFDVELLRILD, encoded by the coding sequence ATGAACGGCACGCACGGGATCCGCGCCCTCTCCATCGCTCTCGCGCTCGCTGGTGCGAGCACCGCCGCGCTCGCCGCATGCGATCGCGACGAGCCGCAGTTCCGCCCCAGCGAAGGCGCGGCCGCGCCTGGCGATCCGCACGCCGCGCGCGATCCGCACGCCGCCCGCGATCCGCACGGGCACGACCCGCACGCCGCCGATCCCCACGCCCGCCCCGCGCGTCCCGAGCCCGAGGAGCCCGAGGGCCTGCCCGCGCCCGCCGACGTCGCCGCGGCGCCCGCCGACGCCGAGCGCACCGCATCGGGCCTCGCGTCGAAGGTGATCCAGCGCGGCACCGGCACCGATCATCCCGGCCCGCGCGATCGCGTCACCGTGCACTACACCGGCTGGACCACCGACGGCCGCATGTTCGACAGCTCGGTCACCCGCGGCGAGCCTGCGACGTTCCCGCTCGATCGCGTCATCCCCGGCTGGACCGAGGGCGTGCAGCTGATGGTGCAGGGCGAGAAGCGTCGCTTCTGGATCCCCGCGAACCTCGCGTACGAAGGGCGCCCCGGCCCGCAGGGCACGCTCGTGTTCGACGTCGAGCTGCTCTCGCTCGAGCACGCGCCCGAGCCCCCCGCGGTGCCCGAGGACGTCGCCGAAGCGCCGCGCACCGCGCAGCGCACCGCATCGGGCCTCGCGTCGCGCGTGCTGCGTCCCGGCACCGGCACGCGTCATCCCAGCGAGACGAGCCGCGTCGAGGTGCACTACAGCGGCTGGACCACCGACGGTCAGATGTTCGACAGCTCGGTCACCCGCGGCCAGCCCGCGCAGTTCCCGCTGAACCGCGTGATCCCGGGCTGGACCGAGGGCGTGCAGCTGATGGTCGAGGGCGAGAAGCGCCGCTTCTGGATCCCCGCGAGCCTCGCGTACGAAGGGCGCCCCGGCCCCCAGGGCACGCTGGTGTTCGACGTCGAGCTCCTGCGCATCCTCGACTGA
- a CDS encoding fatty acid desaturase family protein yields MNVIATTLTTLPFAQFKRSPNFYFVYDAVYLVCALAFVATLHASGWRSPVQDFAWWLPLMLPVATYVVIMAHVFIHNASHGNFPKSINRIVGEICGVIVLTKFASWEIVHRRHHRYSDDPERDPHPAERHYWRYAWNTLINVEKQLQQQYFDLYGETPETRRHEKIRSALSFVSGVALLFGWLTLLGAPMFFVLYLPAFFLAALFVIFFNWAGHNAHKADGPIEPANLDHGIFWILNRMFFGIFYHGNHHKMAMLFNPMRMPVRERSEPTAQGERDEAEAA; encoded by the coding sequence GTGAACGTCATCGCCACCACGCTCACCACGCTGCCCTTCGCGCAGTTCAAGCGCTCCCCGAACTTCTACTTCGTCTACGACGCCGTCTACCTCGTGTGCGCGCTCGCCTTCGTCGCGACGCTGCACGCCAGCGGCTGGCGCTCGCCGGTGCAGGACTTCGCGTGGTGGCTCCCGCTGATGCTCCCGGTCGCGACCTACGTCGTGATCATGGCGCACGTGTTCATCCACAACGCGTCGCACGGGAACTTCCCGAAGTCGATCAACCGCATCGTCGGCGAGATCTGCGGCGTGATCGTGCTGACGAAGTTCGCGTCGTGGGAGATCGTCCACCGCCGGCACCACCGCTACTCCGACGACCCCGAGCGTGATCCGCATCCCGCCGAGCGCCACTACTGGCGCTACGCGTGGAACACGCTCATCAACGTCGAGAAGCAGCTCCAGCAGCAGTACTTCGATCTCTACGGCGAGACCCCGGAGACCCGCCGCCACGAGAAGATCCGCTCGGCGCTCTCGTTCGTCAGCGGCGTCGCGCTGCTCTTCGGCTGGCTCACGCTGCTCGGCGCGCCGATGTTCTTCGTGCTGTACCTGCCCGCGTTCTTCCTCGCGGCGCTCTTCGTGATCTTCTTCAACTGGGCCGGGCACAACGCGCACAAGGCGGACGGCCCGATCGAGCCCGCGAACCTCGATCACGGGATCTTCTGGATCCTCAATCGAATGTTCTTCGGCATCTTCTATCACGGCAATCACCACAAGATGGCGATGCTGTTCAACCCGATGCGCATGCCCGTCCGCGAGCGCAGCGAGCCCACCGCGCAGGGCGAGCGCGACGAGGCGGAAGCCGCCTGA
- a CDS encoding fatty acid desaturase family protein, whose translation MSARRSEETWLLHHRADRRQIGIVVVYWALLFSMWLVPACRNLVFLALACYFSFLNAVVIHNHLHKGIFKSKALNRAFRCVLSFGSLYPASANIASHNLVHHHFDDDGQPDWADPYEYYQRTARFSWPLLNLIHFPNVVGPNTFNGVSRWATTTRQKDFRRQYLIEQVFAFGLTGVLFALDFWTTLFFILIPQLWGARGILRINLIQHDGCDTKSEWNHSRNFVGRFFNWIMCNNGYHTIHHNRAGLHWSVLHEVHRKECAGRVDPALDEPSMTWYLVRAFVLGIPRSIDRDAAKEREAEIASVLAPRAERLAEAEAASLAE comes from the coding sequence ATGTCGGCGCGCCGTTCGGAAGAGACCTGGCTCCTGCACCATCGCGCGGATCGACGGCAGATCGGGATCGTCGTCGTCTACTGGGCGCTGCTCTTCTCGATGTGGCTCGTGCCCGCGTGCCGCAACCTCGTGTTCCTCGCGCTCGCTTGCTACTTCTCGTTCCTCAACGCGGTGGTGATCCACAACCACCTGCACAAGGGCATCTTCAAGTCGAAGGCGCTCAACCGCGCGTTCCGCTGCGTGCTGAGCTTCGGCAGCCTGTACCCGGCGAGCGCGAACATCGCGTCGCACAACCTCGTCCACCATCACTTCGACGACGACGGACAGCCGGACTGGGCCGATCCCTACGAGTACTACCAGCGCACCGCGCGCTTCTCGTGGCCGCTGCTGAACCTGATCCACTTCCCGAACGTCGTCGGGCCCAACACGTTCAACGGCGTCTCGCGCTGGGCCACGACCACGCGCCAGAAGGACTTCCGCCGTCAGTACCTGATCGAGCAGGTGTTCGCGTTCGGGCTCACCGGCGTGCTCTTCGCGCTCGACTTCTGGACGACGCTGTTCTTCATCCTGATCCCGCAGCTCTGGGGCGCGCGCGGGATCCTGCGCATCAACCTGATCCAGCACGACGGCTGCGACACGAAGAGCGAGTGGAACCACTCGCGCAACTTCGTCGGTCGCTTCTTCAACTGGATCATGTGCAACAACGGCTACCACACGATCCATCACAACCGCGCGGGGCTGCACTGGTCGGTGCTGCACGAGGTGCATCGCAAGGAGTGCGCGGGACGTGTGGATCCCGCGCTCGACGAGCCGAGCATGACTTGGTACCTCGTGCGCGCGTTCGTGCTCGGCATCCCGCGCTCGATCGATCGCGACGCCGCGAAGGAGCGCGAGGCGGAGATCGCGTCGGTGCTCGCGCCGCGCGCGGAGCGTCTCGCCGAGGCCGAGGCCGCGAGCCTCGCGGAGTGA
- the ybgF gene encoding tol-pal system protein YbgF produces MRHRRLLAVAALLVGCGGAPAAASSSTTAVARADEERIRALEADLASQRAEVRVLRTELEATRTIPRDTVTIGGDRTRLDTAAISPEIHVEIEPGEDGERAPESAPIAGGSRPVLRLYGPPRAAIPGPAAPPIVPAPPEVAALGRLPVMTTPEVPAIPDQPVIVAPRVDPQPREDDPIVRAYRAALALVEARRWDDALASLRAFADAHPSHPYADNALFWQGEIAFARREYRRAIELWSALLVRYPDGNKVPDALLRIGVSYERLGDLERAREHFRRVREQYPDSVAARLASREET; encoded by the coding sequence ATGCGCCATCGCCGTCTGCTCGCCGTCGCCGCGCTCCTCGTGGGGTGCGGAGGCGCGCCTGCCGCTGCATCGTCGTCGACGACGGCGGTCGCGCGCGCGGACGAGGAGCGCATCCGTGCGCTCGAGGCGGATCTCGCGTCGCAGCGCGCCGAGGTCCGCGTGCTGCGCACCGAGCTCGAGGCCACGCGCACGATCCCGCGCGACACGGTGACGATCGGAGGCGACCGCACGCGCCTCGACACCGCGGCGATCTCTCCCGAGATCCACGTCGAGATCGAGCCCGGCGAAGACGGCGAGCGTGCGCCGGAGAGCGCGCCGATCGCCGGTGGGTCGCGCCCGGTGCTGCGTCTCTACGGTCCTCCGCGCGCCGCGATCCCCGGGCCCGCCGCGCCGCCGATCGTGCCGGCTCCGCCCGAGGTCGCCGCGCTCGGGCGCCTTCCGGTGATGACCACGCCCGAGGTGCCCGCGATCCCCGATCAGCCGGTGATCGTCGCGCCGCGCGTCGACCCACAGCCGCGCGAGGACGATCCGATCGTGCGCGCGTATCGGGCCGCGCTCGCGCTCGTCGAGGCGCGCCGCTGGGACGATGCGCTCGCGAGCCTGCGCGCGTTCGCCGACGCGCATCCCTCGCATCCCTACGCGGACAACGCGCTCTTCTGGCAAGGCGAGATCGCGTTCGCGCGCCGCGAGTACCGCCGCGCGATCGAGCTCTGGAGCGCGCTCCTCGTGCGCTACCCCGACGGCAACAAGGTGCCCGACGCGCTGCTGCGCATCGGCGTCTCCTACGAGCGCCTCGGTGATCTCGAGCGTGCGCGCGAGCACTTCCGCCGCGTGCGCGAGCAATACCCCGACAGTGTCGCGGCGCGCTTGGCGTCGCGGGAGGAAACGTGA
- a CDS encoding LysM peptidoglycan-binding domain-containing protein: protein MRRRIERVLLLGALSGATFVASPERVRAQDDDYWVDVGDDSSSSRAPSRGGPSSLDEATRSGQGMRLGQIAPREIPPSYAVRRGDTLWDITGHFYGNPYEWPRVWSYNPEITNPHWIYPDQSVRLLPEGTPTTIAAPTRGSRVVVRRGVETGTVFLREQGWLDEDALETAGEIVGSPDDHMMLSPFDQAYVRFDRLPEGQTAPQGEYTIFRAIEAGQRTPGEEGTLVRILGAVRIDSWDPDRRTARATIIEALDPIERGYQVAALPRRFEVVPPARSEIDLDTEIVAALNPTELVGDQQIVFVPVGEEAGVRIGHRFFLVRAGDQWREELAEAQRQAATVDPPSEPEEYPDEVIAEARVVSLRPHSAGLLVTRATVPIAIGDRAQLRRGY, encoded by the coding sequence ATGCGCCGCAGGATCGAGCGCGTTCTGCTGCTCGGCGCGCTCTCCGGCGCGACGTTCGTCGCCTCGCCCGAGCGCGTCCGCGCGCAGGACGACGACTACTGGGTCGACGTCGGCGACGACTCGAGCTCGTCGCGCGCGCCGAGCCGCGGCGGTCCGAGCTCGCTCGACGAGGCGACGCGCAGCGGCCAGGGCATGCGGCTCGGGCAGATCGCCCCGCGCGAGATCCCGCCGAGCTACGCGGTCCGTCGCGGCGACACGCTCTGGGACATCACCGGGCACTTCTACGGCAACCCGTACGAGTGGCCGCGCGTGTGGTCGTACAACCCGGAGATCACGAACCCGCATTGGATCTATCCCGATCAGTCGGTGCGCCTGCTCCCCGAGGGCACGCCCACGACGATCGCGGCGCCGACGCGCGGCTCGCGCGTGGTGGTGCGGCGAGGCGTCGAGACGGGCACCGTGTTCCTGCGCGAGCAGGGCTGGCTCGACGAGGACGCGCTCGAGACCGCGGGCGAGATCGTCGGATCGCCCGACGATCACATGATGCTCTCGCCGTTCGATCAGGCGTACGTGCGCTTCGATCGACTGCCCGAGGGGCAGACCGCGCCGCAGGGCGAGTACACGATCTTCCGCGCGATCGAGGCGGGACAGCGCACGCCCGGCGAAGAGGGCACGCTGGTGCGCATCCTCGGCGCGGTCCGCATCGACTCGTGGGATCCCGATCGACGCACCGCGCGCGCGACGATCATCGAAGCGCTCGATCCGATCGAGCGCGGCTACCAGGTCGCTGCGCTCCCGCGTCGCTTCGAGGTCGTGCCGCCCGCGCGATCGGAGATCGATCTCGACACCGAGATCGTCGCAGCGCTCAACCCGACCGAGCTGGTCGGCGATCAGCAGATCGTGTTCGTGCCGGTCGGCGAAGAAGCGGGCGTGCGCATCGGGCATCGCTTCTTCCTCGTGCGTGCGGGCGATCAGTGGCGCGAGGAGCTCGCCGAGGCGCAGCGCCAGGCCGCCACGGTGGATCCGCCGTCGGAGCCCGAGGAGTACCCCGACGAGGTGATCGCCGAGGCGCGCGTCGTCTCGCTGCGCCCGCACAGCGCGGGGCTCCTCGTCACGCGCGCGACGGTGCCGATCGCGATCGGCGATCGCGCGCAGCTCCGTCGCGGATACTGA
- a CDS encoding GAF domain-containing protein: MEHARLRAFQDIGAAAGAMLSLDEILELVVDRMTQVLEADRSTIYLLEDDGQQLVSRVAQSFGGSGPRDPLASDDRHEIRLAVGEGIAGWVARSGHPLNIADAYSDKRFDPTWDRITGYRTRNVLCVPMKNRLGRPLGVVQVLNKRYGAFDGDDEAMASALAAQAAVTIENNKFFVSTIQKNMELLETKQQLERKVRELEALMEISMASAGATRLDDLLRTVLERAVRAVDAEAGSVLIANETSGDLEFRCAVGGAPDKVTRMRIPRGTGICGWVVEHKQPRVVNDVDRHSSPDGVRHYRDVSDRVGYHPRSVLAVPLVWEDGEGALELLNKNAGRDSFTEDDVRLATVIASHVSTAIQLANARERRDKQERLSTIGQLLSGVLHDLKAPLTVIAGYVRELVAEDDRAMRERFAQSVLKQIELMNAMTRETLAFARGDRSLWVRKVYLKSFFEELRDQVARELEGRGIRIELELLDRGVARFDQHKIQRAVHNLARNAAEAIGAPNARRRGGTFTIRVERRTEDDALLISCRDDGPGIPEEIRERLFESFTTHGKEGGTGLGLAIVRKVVDDHGGTIEVESEPGRTVFRMTLPQHEDAAREDAAA, encoded by the coding sequence GTGGAGCACGCGCGCCTGCGAGCGTTCCAGGACATCGGCGCTGCTGCGGGCGCGATGTTGAGCCTCGACGAGATCCTCGAGCTCGTCGTCGATCGCATGACCCAGGTGCTCGAGGCCGATCGCTCGACGATCTACCTGCTCGAGGACGACGGACAGCAGCTCGTCTCGCGCGTCGCGCAGAGCTTCGGCGGGAGCGGGCCGCGTGATCCGCTCGCGAGCGACGATCGACACGAGATCCGGCTCGCGGTGGGCGAGGGCATCGCGGGCTGGGTCGCGCGCAGCGGCCATCCGCTGAACATCGCGGACGCGTACTCGGACAAGCGCTTCGATCCGACGTGGGATCGCATCACCGGCTACCGCACGCGCAACGTGCTCTGCGTGCCGATGAAGAACCGGCTCGGGCGTCCGCTCGGCGTCGTGCAGGTGCTGAACAAGCGCTACGGCGCGTTCGACGGCGACGACGAGGCGATGGCGAGCGCGCTCGCCGCGCAGGCCGCGGTCACGATCGAGAACAACAAGTTCTTCGTCTCGACGATCCAGAAGAACATGGAGCTGCTCGAGACGAAGCAGCAGCTCGAGCGAAAGGTCCGCGAGCTCGAGGCGCTGATGGAGATCTCGATGGCGTCCGCCGGTGCGACGCGCCTCGACGATCTCCTGCGCACCGTGCTCGAGCGCGCGGTGCGCGCGGTCGACGCCGAGGCGGGCTCGGTCCTGATCGCGAACGAGACGAGCGGCGATCTCGAGTTCCGCTGCGCGGTGGGCGGCGCGCCCGACAAGGTCACGCGCATGCGCATCCCGCGCGGCACCGGCATCTGCGGCTGGGTCGTCGAGCACAAGCAGCCGCGCGTGGTGAACGACGTCGATCGTCACTCGTCGCCCGACGGAGTGCGGCACTACCGCGACGTGTCGGATCGCGTCGGCTACCACCCGCGCTCGGTGCTCGCGGTGCCGCTCGTCTGGGAGGACGGCGAGGGCGCGCTCGAGCTGCTCAACAAGAACGCGGGGCGCGACTCGTTCACCGAGGACGACGTGCGCCTCGCCACGGTCATCGCGAGCCACGTCTCGACCGCGATCCAGCTCGCGAACGCGCGCGAGCGTCGCGACAAGCAGGAGCGCCTGTCGACGATCGGCCAGCTGCTCTCGGGCGTGCTGCACGACCTCAAGGCGCCGCTCACGGTGATCGCGGGGTACGTGCGCGAGCTGGTCGCCGAGGACGATCGCGCGATGCGCGAGCGCTTCGCGCAGTCGGTGCTCAAGCAGATCGAGCTGATGAACGCGATGACGCGCGAGACGCTCGCGTTCGCGCGCGGCGATCGCTCGCTCTGGGTGCGGAAGGTCTACCTCAAGAGCTTCTTCGAGGAGCTGCGCGATCAGGTCGCGCGCGAGCTCGAGGGGCGCGGCATCCGCATCGAGCTCGAGCTGCTCGATCGCGGCGTCGCGAGGTTCGACCAGCACAAGATCCAGCGCGCGGTGCACAACCTCGCGCGCAACGCCGCGGAGGCGATCGGCGCGCCCAACGCGCGGCGACGCGGCGGGACGTTCACGATCCGCGTCGAGCGTCGGACCGAGGACGACGCGCTGCTGATCTCCTGCCGCGACGACGGCCCGGGCATTCCCGAAGAGATCCGCGAGCGCTTGTTCGAGAGCTTCACGACGCACGGCAAGGAAGGCGGCACCGGCCTCGGCCTCGCGATCGTGCGCAAGGTGGTCGACGACCACGGCGGCACGATCGAGGTCGAGAGCGAGCCCGGCCGCACCGTGTTCCGCATGACGCTCCCCCAGCACGAAGACGCCGCCCGCGAAGACGCTGCTGCTTGA
- a CDS encoding DUF6952 family protein: MKPAEARRLAVEHTIVDLGHAAEALAEELDPPFRVEGDDHGEKLTHVLLAQRIRERIDGGEDVKDAFRHVMAGVRGVLTNE, encoded by the coding sequence ATGAAGCCCGCGGAGGCGCGCAGGCTCGCGGTCGAGCACACGATCGTGGACCTCGGGCACGCGGCGGAGGCGCTCGCGGAGGAGCTGGATCCACCGTTCCGCGTCGAGGGCGACGATCACGGCGAGAAGCTCACGCACGTGCTGCTCGCGCAGCGGATCCGAGAGCGCATCGACGGCGGTGAAGACGTCAAGGACGCGTTCCGCCACGTGATGGCTGGGGTGCGCGGCGTCTTGACCAACGAGTGA
- a CDS encoding thioredoxin family protein, with amino-acid sequence MAVEDLDDTTFAQMLADADMAVVDFYAGWCGPCMLFKPKFARLSDEYPHVKFFVCDGERAPESRKTVEIPGLPFFGLYKNGKLVDGFTTAKEAGFRERLEQHFGKGPEGGGVE; translated from the coding sequence ATGGCGGTCGAAGACCTGGACGACACGACGTTCGCGCAGATGCTGGCGGACGCCGACATGGCGGTGGTGGACTTCTACGCGGGCTGGTGTGGGCCCTGTATGTTGTTCAAGCCGAAGTTCGCGCGGCTGAGCGACGAGTACCCGCACGTGAAGTTCTTCGTGTGCGATGGCGAGCGAGCGCCGGAGTCGCGCAAGACGGTCGAGATCCCCGGGCTTCCGTTCTTCGGGCTCTACAAGAACGGGAAGCTGGTCGACGGCTTCACGACCGCGAAGGAAGCGGGCTTCCGCGAGCGCCTCGAGCAGCACTTCGGCAAGGGCCCCGAGGGCGGCGGCGTCGAATGA
- a CDS encoding RNA polymerase sigma factor, whose protein sequence is MPDDVRQRAQTRTQSGSGPSDAALVVAARAGEAWAQEALYRRYARMVNGLAWRLMPGDPDVEDLVQDVFIQALDALDRLTEPAAFGSWIGSITIRTAHKRLRRKRLKLRLGLVRREPVDVDAVISSSAPPDVQSELRAMYRLLDELPTESRIALVLRRVEGLQLAEIAEQMGLSLATVKRRLDAAETKLSERLAVGGER, encoded by the coding sequence GTGCCCGACGACGTACGTCAGCGCGCCCAGACTCGGACCCAGTCCGGCTCCGGGCCGTCGGACGCGGCCCTCGTGGTCGCGGCGCGCGCTGGAGAAGCGTGGGCCCAGGAGGCCCTCTACCGGCGGTACGCGCGCATGGTGAACGGCCTCGCGTGGCGACTGATGCCGGGCGATCCCGACGTCGAGGATCTCGTCCAGGACGTCTTCATCCAGGCGCTCGACGCGCTCGATCGACTGACCGAGCCCGCCGCGTTCGGGAGCTGGATCGGATCGATCACGATCCGCACGGCGCACAAGCGGCTGCGCCGCAAGCGACTGAAGCTGCGCCTCGGCCTCGTGCGCCGCGAGCCGGTGGATGTCGACGCGGTGATCTCGTCGTCGGCGCCGCCCGACGTGCAGTCGGAGCTGCGCGCCATGTATCGATTGCTCGACGAGCTGCCGACCGAGTCGCGCATCGCGCTGGTGCTGCGTCGGGTCGAGGGGCTGCAGCTCGCGGAGATCGCGGAGCAGATGGGGCTCTCGTTGGCGACGGTGAAGCGGCGGCTGGACGCTGCGGAGACGAAGCTGAGCGAGCGACTCGCAGTGGGAGGGGAGCGATGA
- a CDS encoding FecR domain-containing protein, whose protein sequence is MKLEKQWSTIRERRGHRRGSLWGWWIGGTSVIAIAAAIAVFVMSREAPIGPGTTVAGATVSSTPGAVIESGPAPIDVRLADGSEIALDPSTRLEATEAEGRDVRFALRHGRATFEVARDEGRRFVVAAGEVEVVVVGTRFSVASEASRVAVHVTRGRVDVHTGRAVHQLAAGETWSGDAVARDEDVAVPSEDAIEETTDRERPRREGPSANDLFESAREARREGRDAEAAGAYEQLLRRHPRDGHAGLAAFELARIRMDSLGDERGAIEPLERAISAGVFREDAMARLVRAYDETGQDARCRTARERYVRAYPEGVHRAQVEGRCAE, encoded by the coding sequence GTGAAGCTCGAGAAGCAGTGGTCCACCATCCGCGAGCGACGCGGGCATCGCCGCGGGAGCCTCTGGGGGTGGTGGATCGGGGGCACGTCGGTCATCGCGATCGCCGCGGCGATCGCGGTGTTCGTGATGTCTCGCGAGGCTCCGATCGGTCCGGGCACGACGGTCGCGGGCGCGACCGTGTCGTCGACCCCAGGCGCCGTGATCGAGAGCGGACCAGCGCCGATCGACGTGCGGCTCGCCGATGGATCGGAGATCGCGCTCGATCCCTCGACGCGGCTCGAGGCGACCGAAGCAGAGGGGCGCGACGTGCGCTTCGCGCTGCGCCACGGCCGCGCGACGTTCGAGGTCGCGCGCGACGAAGGACGTCGCTTCGTGGTCGCGGCGGGCGAGGTCGAGGTCGTCGTCGTGGGCACGCGCTTCTCGGTGGCGAGCGAGGCGTCTCGCGTGGCGGTCCACGTCACGCGCGGTCGCGTCGACGTCCACACCGGACGCGCGGTGCACCAGCTCGCAGCGGGCGAGACGTGGTCGGGCGACGCGGTGGCGCGCGACGAGGACGTCGCGGTGCCGAGCGAGGACGCGATCGAGGAGACGACGGATCGCGAGCGCCCGCGCCGCGAGGGACCGAGCGCGAACGATCTCTTCGAGTCCGCGCGCGAGGCGCGTCGCGAGGGACGCGACGCCGAGGCCGCGGGCGCGTACGAGCAGCTGCTGCGGCGTCATCCGCGCGACGGGCACGCGGGGCTCGCTGCGTTCGAGCTCGCGCGCATCCGCATGGACTCGCTGGGCGACGAGCGAGGCGCGATCGAGCCGCTCGAGCGCGCGATCTCCGCGGGCGTGTTCCGCGAGGACGCGATGGCGAGACTGGTCCGTGCGTACGACGAGACGGGTCAGGACGCGCGGTGTCGCACGGCGCGCGAGCGCTACGTGCGCGCCTATCCCGAGGGCGTGCACCGCGCGCAGGTCGAGGGTCGCTGCGCCGAGTAA